The DNA region CGCCGCCGCCCTGCAGGAGACCCCCACGCCCAACGCCTTCGAACCGCGGATCGAAGACGTCGCGGCCCATTGCGCCTTCCCGCTCACCCAGCTCGGCCTCGGCTACAGCATGGCCCTGCGCTACGCGCCCCCCGTCTACGGCGCGCTCTACCACGCCACGAACGGACGCCGCCGCTATCGAGCGCTCGTGCGCTTCTGCGAGCCGCTCTACCGCGAGCGTCTGCGCGACCTCTTCATTAGTTATCGGCCCGACGTGATCGTTTCGGTCCATCCGCTGCTCAACCACGCCGCGCTGCGCGCGAGGGACGATGCGGAGATGCACCACATCCCGGTCGTCACCGTCATCACCGACCTCGGGAAGGTCCACGAGTCGTGGCTCGTCCCGGAGGCCGACGCGGTCGTCGTGCCGGCGCGCGAAGTCTACCAGCGCGCGCTCTCGCGCGGCGTGCCGCCCTCGCGCCTGCGGATGCTCGGCCACCCGATCCACCCGAAGTTCGACGACGTGACCGGCAGCAAGAGCGACTTGCGCGCCCAGCTCAAACTCTCGCCGGATCTTCCGGCCGTCATGCTGATGGCCGGCGGCGAAGGCGGCGGCAAATTGCTCTCGACGGCGCTCGCGTTGGCGCGGGCACGCCTGCCGATCGAGCTCGTCGTCGTAAGCGGGCGCAACGAGCACCTCGAGCA from Candidatus Binatia bacterium includes:
- a CDS encoding glycosyltransferase; its protein translation is MSKRALLLISDTGGGHRSAANAIAAALQETPTPNAFEPRIEDVAAHCAFPLTQLGLGYSMALRYAPPVYGALYHATNGRRRYRALVRFCEPLYRERLRDLFISYRPDVIVSVHPLLNHAALRARDDAEMHHIPVVTVITDLGKVHESWLVPEADAVVVPAREVYQRALSRGVPPSRLRMLGHPIHPKFDDVTGSKSDLRAQLKLSPDLPAVMLMAGGEGGGKLLSTALALARARLPIELVVVSGRNEHLEQKLTELSSSLPTPMHVLGFTDKIPEYFRAVDLLVTKAGPGTLAEANAAQLPVVVYDYVPGQERGNVDFVRHNGLGVIALHGSSSVVAAVRTLIRAPERLAQIRENQEIVAPRRSSRRIAALIASIAQTGTIPAADDFTTRTLQAAAAV